One window of Streptomyces sp. SUK 48 genomic DNA carries:
- a CDS encoding SMI1/KNR4 family protein translates to MTTGRLGLGTPPGRQGGQAVPPNAAYAGQIVHFPDPVRAARHPGGVRVDERGFPDFSPYARVAVEIAEPPEGFGVDELRLTDYVSANAALAAAGHEWWDTVPDVATPHGWTWHHVAGTRRLELVPVDVKALLRHHGGVATAPVDHGKRGTRPLQETRPAHFGLPKSGVAVTEAQVQGVEEDLGYRLPGAYRDFLKAAGGCAPVGTALVAELGLLLDQPFFTVRDEAAVNDLVYVNKCLRDHLTKDYLGVSFVQGGLLAVKVRGERLGSVWFCAYDDVRDVDPSLPPAERVERLLLPCGDDFDAFLSRLAGNPPELETVANLMVDGGFARVVPVSSGPVGE, encoded by the coding sequence ATGACGACAGGTCGGCTCGGGCTGGGGACACCTCCCGGCCGCCAGGGGGGACAGGCCGTGCCGCCGAACGCGGCGTACGCGGGCCAAATCGTGCATTTCCCGGATCCGGTGCGGGCGGCGCGTCATCCCGGTGGGGTGCGGGTCGACGAGCGGGGTTTTCCGGATTTCTCGCCGTACGCGCGGGTGGCGGTGGAGATCGCGGAGCCGCCGGAGGGTTTCGGCGTCGACGAGTTGCGGCTGACGGACTATGTGTCGGCGAACGCGGCGCTGGCGGCGGCGGGGCACGAGTGGTGGGACACGGTGCCGGATGTGGCGACGCCGCACGGCTGGACGTGGCATCACGTGGCCGGTACGCGGCGTCTGGAGCTGGTCCCGGTCGATGTGAAGGCGTTGCTGCGGCATCACGGTGGGGTGGCGACGGCTCCGGTGGACCACGGCAAGCGGGGCACGCGGCCGTTGCAGGAGACGCGGCCCGCGCATTTCGGTCTGCCGAAGTCGGGTGTGGCGGTGACCGAGGCGCAGGTGCAGGGCGTCGAGGAGGATCTGGGGTACCGGTTGCCGGGTGCCTATCGTGACTTCCTGAAGGCGGCGGGCGGTTGTGCTCCGGTGGGTACGGCGCTGGTCGCCGAGCTGGGGTTGCTGCTGGACCAGCCGTTCTTCACGGTGCGGGACGAGGCGGCGGTCAATGATTTGGTCTATGTGAACAAGTGTCTGCGCGATCACCTGACGAAGGACTATCTCGGGGTGTCGTTCGTGCAGGGCGGGTTGCTCGCGGTGAAGGTGCGGGGCGAGCGGCTGGGTTCGGTGTGGTTCTGCGCGTACGACGATGTGCGGGACGTGGATCCGTCGTTGCCGCCGGCGGAGCGGGTGGAGCGTCTGCTGCTGCCGTGCGGTGATGACTTCGACGCGTTCCTGTCCCGTCTGGCGGGTAATCCGCCGGAGTTGGAGACGGTGGCGAATCTGATGGTGGACGGCGGTTTCGCGCGTGTCGTCCCGGTGTCTTCCGGCCCGGTGGGGGAGTGA
- a CDS encoding ribose-phosphate diphosphokinase codes for MTGIKTTGEKKMMFFSGRAHPELAEEVAQQLGVGVVPTKAFDFANGEIYVRYQESARGADCFLIQSHTAPINKWIMEQLIMIDALKRASARSITVIVPFYGYARQDKKHRGREPISARLIADLMKTAGADRILTVDLHTDQIQGFFDGPVDHLFALPLLADYVGEQVDRNKLTVVSPDAGRVRVADRWCDRLGAPLAIVHKRRDKDVANQVTVHEVVGEVEGRVCVLVDDMIDTGGTICAAADALFAHGAEDVIVTATHGVLSGPAADRLKNSRVSEFVFTNTLPTPAELGREQDKITVLSIAPTIARAVREVFEDGSVTSLFDEQ; via the coding sequence GTGACCGGGATCAAGACGACCGGCGAGAAGAAGATGATGTTCTTCTCCGGCCGCGCCCACCCCGAGCTTGCCGAGGAGGTCGCCCAGCAGCTGGGTGTCGGGGTCGTCCCGACGAAGGCCTTCGATTTCGCCAACGGTGAGATCTATGTTCGTTACCAGGAGTCGGCCCGTGGTGCGGACTGCTTCCTGATCCAGAGCCACACGGCTCCGATCAACAAGTGGATCATGGAGCAGTTGATCATGATCGACGCGCTGAAGCGCGCGTCGGCCCGCTCCATCACGGTGATCGTGCCGTTCTACGGTTACGCGCGTCAGGACAAGAAGCACCGGGGTCGTGAACCGATCTCGGCGCGTCTGATCGCGGATCTGATGAAGACGGCGGGTGCCGACCGGATTCTGACGGTGGATCTGCACACGGATCAGATCCAGGGCTTCTTCGACGGTCCGGTGGACCACCTCTTCGCGCTGCCGCTGCTGGCGGACTACGTGGGCGAGCAGGTGGACCGGAACAAGCTGACGGTGGTGTCGCCGGACGCGGGCCGGGTGCGGGTGGCGGACCGTTGGTGCGACCGCCTGGGTGCGCCGCTGGCGATCGTGCACAAGCGTCGTGACAAGGACGTGGCGAACCAGGTGACCGTCCACGAGGTCGTGGGTGAGGTCGAGGGTCGCGTGTGTGTCCTGGTGGACGACATGATCGACACCGGTGGCACGATCTGCGCGGCCGCGGACGCGCTGTTCGCGCACGGTGCGGAGGACGTCATCGTGACGGCGACGCACGGTGTGCTGTCGGGTCCGGCGGCGGACCGGCTGAAGAACTCCCGGGTGAGCGAGTTCGTGTTCACGAACACGCTGCCGACGCCGGCGGAGCTGGGCCGGGAGCAGGACAAGATCACGGTGCTGTCGATCGCTCCGACGATCGCGCGTGCGGTGCGTGAGGTGTTCGAGGATGGTTCGGTGACCAGCCTCTTCGACGAGCAGTGA
- a CDS encoding cellulose-binding protein yields the protein MPPNGFATGRGRGYRPEQVEAYLEALSGDRDAAWERAARLTVLAKNMAAEAARLREVVARLRPQEYDTLDDGARRLYQLALEEARQLGERARCEARAEIARAASDAEGVRLAAQADADAVRAEADERARRLLLAAGAEADDLRVGARRAVREGRKESLEALREVRRRTADLLAERSRERAEYWAGAERAETGEAAALDVRDAERVTRAEEETVAAERALAEAEEYGRRCEEEAHARAATIVAEAHARADRIAQETERVLREHSAAWEDVQAHMDHVRGKLTALTGQAVVE from the coding sequence ATGCCGCCGAACGGCTTCGCGACCGGCCGGGGGCGTGGTTACCGCCCCGAGCAGGTCGAGGCGTACCTGGAGGCGCTGTCCGGGGACCGGGACGCCGCGTGGGAGCGTGCCGCGCGGCTGACCGTGCTGGCCAAGAACATGGCGGCGGAGGCCGCGCGGCTGCGCGAGGTGGTCGCCCGGCTGCGGCCGCAGGAGTACGACACGCTCGACGACGGCGCCCGCCGGCTGTACCAGCTCGCACTGGAGGAGGCGCGGCAACTGGGGGAGCGCGCGCGGTGCGAGGCGCGTGCGGAGATCGCGCGGGCGGCGTCGGACGCGGAGGGCGTGCGCCTGGCCGCGCAGGCGGACGCGGACGCGGTACGCGCGGAGGCCGACGAACGCGCCCGCCGCCTCCTGCTCGCCGCCGGCGCGGAGGCCGACGATCTGCGCGTCGGCGCGCGGCGCGCGGTGCGGGAGGGCCGCAAGGAGTCCCTGGAGGCGCTGCGCGAGGTACGGCGGCGCACCGCCGACCTGCTCGCCGAGCGGTCCCGGGAACGGGCCGAGTACTGGGCGGGTGCCGAGCGCGCGGAGACCGGGGAGGCGGCGGCCCTGGATGTGCGCGACGCCGAACGGGTGACCCGTGCGGAAGAGGAGACGGTCGCCGCGGAGCGGGCGTTGGCGGAGGCGGAGGAGTACGGCCGCCGGTGCGAGGAGGAGGCGCACGCCCGCGCGGCCACGATCGTCGCCGAGGCCCACGCCCGCGCCGACCGCATCGCCCAGGAGACGGAGCGGGTGCTGCGCGAGCACAGCGCGGCCTGGGAGGACGTGCAGGCCCACATGGACCATGTGCGCGGCAAGCTGACGGCGCTGACCGGTCAGGCGGTCGTGGAGTAG
- a CDS encoding SUKH-4 family immunity protein, producing the protein MVTYAQAQERAEEWINGEVPAYQHREVRVREFELGFVVWGEDRAEGPRSGAGAQRLVIARDSGEATLWPALPVGEVIRRYEEEYGRPDGPEEPAPAPAAARLDLNQTSFLLTPPEWLQEAADKMGIGERRQPAADSGSSAGAGAAAAGVSEGAGVAGPGASEAAGAAGPGVSAGAGVSAGGDPARTLAGPPSALPAPVVPAPAAPPADVPAGATPWAGTDTNGGAGEDDDRSVPLPATVFAPPLSGSDADGPRPPVSVPDAKTALMSGGSQLPRTAVAPALDLPDAPGTPGAPGGAPGVPMGSAPMGSTPPPAVPPQGFPQAPVGPDASQAPGGPGVPAAGPDAAERPLAPNAGDIADAATSKAAPPPEKGRGGVGAPPPPPGAPGMPGVRPGSVPPPAPGASSGGYVPTRLVSAIGPEGLDGPAGSDGTAGAPGASGAPEPPVTPAGDVHHAATMLAGPAPMGPGAPQPPAAPGMPGAPGAQGASGMPAPPGAPGAPGVPPVPGAPQPPVPPGAPSAPGAPQPPGAPGMPGGPAAPGARGAVHQAETMLAAPPVGGPGVPPPPAAPGAPGMPAGVPGAPPMPPPRMAAPVPGQPGAYGYPQAGQPTVGPGYQAVLRYRAQDGSEQQLIRRSAPGTPHPEWQIFHELRSMNVPPDQVLELHTELESCELPGAYCARMIREQWPQARITSIAPYGTDHASRQQGMSQLLAHQGELHQVADGPARPAPVRAPLPPVQVAPPVPPEVAGQELAAAFGPGVFRFEQQAVSRQGVPPVVAHTLVVAGLPVDMGPFFWAQAQPGRAVPTLAELAAERGVRAAPDAGSYLVMGTDFGKALCVQYGTAHIVAVPVEAGPGGAPVPPQFVNTGLPEFVRCLALLGRMWRLRYGLNQEQAGRWTVDFQAQLAALDPAALGSPESWWSVLLEQMWDGLL; encoded by the coding sequence ATGGTGACGTACGCGCAGGCGCAGGAGCGCGCCGAGGAGTGGATCAACGGCGAGGTGCCCGCGTATCAGCACCGTGAGGTGCGGGTGCGGGAGTTCGAGCTGGGGTTCGTGGTGTGGGGCGAGGACCGGGCGGAGGGGCCGCGGTCGGGCGCGGGTGCGCAGCGGCTGGTGATCGCCCGGGACAGTGGTGAGGCCACGTTGTGGCCGGCGTTGCCGGTGGGTGAGGTGATCCGCCGGTACGAGGAGGAGTACGGCCGTCCGGACGGTCCCGAGGAGCCGGCACCGGCGCCGGCGGCGGCACGGCTGGATCTGAACCAGACGTCGTTCCTGCTGACTCCTCCGGAGTGGTTGCAGGAGGCGGCGGACAAGATGGGGATAGGGGAGCGGCGGCAGCCGGCCGCAGATTCCGGTTCTTCTGCGGGGGCCGGGGCGGCGGCTGCGGGTGTTTCGGAGGGCGCCGGGGTCGCGGGTCCGGGTGCTTCGGAGGCGGCCGGGGCGGCGGGTCCGGGTGTTTCGGCGGGGGCCGGGGTTTCGGCCGGGGGCGACCCGGCGCGGACGCTGGCCGGCCCTCCGTCGGCTCTTCCCGCCCCCGTGGTTCCCGCGCCCGCGGCGCCTCCCGCCGACGTGCCCGCCGGGGCGACCCCGTGGGCCGGTACGGACACGAACGGGGGTGCCGGTGAGGACGACGACCGTTCGGTGCCGCTGCCCGCGACGGTGTTCGCGCCGCCGCTGAGCGGTTCCGACGCGGACGGGCCGCGGCCGCCGGTCTCGGTGCCGGACGCGAAGACGGCGCTGATGTCGGGCGGCAGCCAGTTGCCGCGCACGGCGGTCGCTCCCGCGCTGGACCTGCCGGACGCGCCGGGTACGCCGGGCGCGCCGGGTGGTGCGCCGGGCGTGCCGATGGGGAGCGCGCCGATGGGGAGCACACCGCCGCCGGCCGTCCCGCCGCAGGGTTTCCCGCAGGCTCCGGTCGGTCCGGACGCGTCGCAGGCTCCGGGCGGTCCCGGTGTTCCGGCCGCCGGTCCCGATGCGGCCGAGCGGCCGCTCGCGCCGAACGCCGGGGACATCGCGGACGCCGCGACGAGCAAGGCCGCGCCGCCGCCGGAGAAGGGGCGCGGCGGGGTGGGGGCGCCGCCTCCGCCGCCGGGCGCCCCGGGGATGCCGGGCGTGCGTCCGGGGAGTGTGCCGCCGCCCGCGCCGGGCGCGTCCTCGGGCGGGTACGTGCCGACGCGCCTCGTGTCCGCGATCGGTCCGGAGGGCCTGGATGGCCCGGCGGGGTCGGACGGTACGGCGGGCGCTCCCGGCGCGTCGGGCGCCCCCGAGCCGCCCGTGACGCCTGCGGGCGACGTACACCACGCGGCCACGATGCTGGCCGGTCCCGCCCCGATGGGACCGGGTGCCCCGCAGCCTCCGGCGGCCCCGGGGATGCCGGGTGCTCCCGGCGCCCAGGGTGCTTCCGGTATGCCGGCCCCGCCCGGTGCTCCGGGTGCCCCCGGTGTGCCCCCCGTCCCCGGCGCGCCCCAGCCTCCCGTGCCTCCGGGCGCGCCCTCTGCCCCCGGTGCCCCGCAGCCTCCCGGCGCTCCCGGTATGCCCGGTGGCCCCGCGGCTCCGGGTGCGCGGGGTGCCGTACACCAGGCGGAGACGATGCTGGCGGCGCCTCCCGTGGGCGGTCCCGGTGTGCCCCCGCCGCCGGCCGCGCCCGGTGCTCCGGGCATGCCTGCGGGTGTGCCCGGTGCGCCGCCGATGCCCCCGCCCCGGATGGCCGCCCCCGTGCCGGGGCAGCCGGGGGCGTACGGGTATCCGCAGGCCGGGCAGCCGACGGTGGGCCCGGGGTACCAGGCCGTGCTGCGGTACCGGGCGCAGGACGGTTCGGAGCAGCAGCTGATCCGGCGTTCGGCGCCGGGTACGCCGCATCCGGAGTGGCAGATCTTCCATGAGCTGCGCTCGATGAACGTGCCGCCGGACCAGGTGCTGGAACTGCACACGGAGCTGGAGTCGTGCGAGCTGCCGGGTGCCTACTGCGCGCGGATGATCCGGGAGCAGTGGCCGCAGGCGCGGATCACGAGCATCGCGCCGTACGGCACGGACCATGCGAGCCGGCAGCAGGGGATGAGTCAGCTGCTGGCTCATCAGGGTGAGTTGCATCAGGTGGCGGACGGTCCCGCGCGGCCCGCGCCGGTGCGTGCGCCGTTGCCGCCGGTGCAGGTCGCGCCGCCGGTGCCGCCGGAGGTCGCCGGGCAGGAGCTGGCGGCGGCCTTCGGGCCGGGGGTCTTCCGGTTCGAGCAGCAGGCGGTGTCCCGGCAGGGGGTGCCGCCGGTCGTGGCGCACACCCTGGTGGTGGCCGGGCTGCCGGTGGACATGGGTCCGTTCTTCTGGGCGCAGGCGCAGCCGGGCCGTGCGGTGCCGACGCTGGCGGAGCTGGCGGCCGAGCGCGGGGTGCGGGCCGCGCCGGACGCGGGGTCGTACCTGGTGATGGGTACGGACTTCGGCAAGGCGCTGTGTGTGCAGTACGGGACGGCGCACATCGTGGCCGTGCCGGTGGAGGCCGGTCCGGGTGGGGCGCCGGTGCCGCCGCAGTTCGTGAACACCGGGCTGCCGGAGTTCGTGCGCTGCCTGGCGCTGCTGGGCCGGATGTGGCGGCTGCGGTACGGGCTGAACCAGGAGCAGGCGGGCCGCTGGACCGTCGACTTCCAGGCGCAGCTGGCCGCGTTGGACCCGGCGGCGCTGGGTTCGCCGGAGAGCTGGTGGTCGGTGCTGCTGGAGCAGATGTGGGACGGGCTGCTGTAG
- a CDS encoding 50S ribosomal protein L25/general stress protein Ctc has product MSEVKIAAESRTEFGKGAARRIRRDNKVPGVLYGHGSDPVHLTLPGHELLLALRTPNVLISLDIDGKTNELAIPKSVVRDPLKGFLEHVDLLLVKRGEKVTVEVPVHAEGELAPGGNLLEHVLSALPVEAEATHIPESVTVSVEGLEAGASVHAKDIKLPSGVSLAVEEDAVVLQVLQAQAEETEGEEAEAEGDEAAEV; this is encoded by the coding sequence ATGTCCGAGGTGAAGATCGCCGCCGAGTCCCGCACCGAGTTCGGCAAGGGTGCGGCCCGCCGCATCCGCCGTGACAACAAGGTCCCGGGTGTGCTGTACGGCCACGGTTCCGACCCGGTGCACCTGACCCTGCCGGGCCACGAGCTGCTGCTGGCGCTGCGTACGCCGAACGTCCTGATCTCCCTGGACATCGACGGCAAGACCAACGAGCTGGCGATCCCGAAGTCGGTCGTGCGCGACCCGCTGAAGGGCTTCCTGGAGCACGTCGACCTGCTGCTGGTCAAGCGCGGCGAGAAGGTCACGGTCGAGGTTCCGGTGCACGCCGAGGGCGAGCTGGCCCCGGGTGGCAACCTGCTCGAGCACGTCCTGTCCGCGCTGCCGGTCGAGGCCGAGGCCACGCACATCCCGGAGTCGGTCACCGTCTCCGTGGAGGGCCTGGAGGCCGGTGCCTCCGTCCACGCCAAGGACATCAAGCTCCCCAGCGGTGTCTCGCTGGCCGTCGAGGAGGACGCCGTCGTTCTCCAGGTCCTCCAGGCCCAGGCCGAGGAGACCGAGGGCGAAGAGGCCGAGGCCGAGGGCGACGAGGCCGCCGAGGTCTGA
- a CDS encoding histidine kinase, translating to MTMTGEEHTRGLTGPWWWPRRRSVVFDGALALASALECGAEGIGFARDAGIPVWAGVLFGVAAGTVLLVRRKWPVAVVLVAIAVTPAQMGFLLGIVGLYTLAAAEVPRRVIGALAGMSLAGTAVVTFVRVRQDMARGDLTLGDWFVPFAAVATALGLTAPPVLLGLYVGARRRLMESLRERADSLERELQLLAERAEERAEWARGEERTRIAREMHDVVAHRVSLMVVHAAAVQAVARKDPEKAVRNAALVGDMGRQALTELREMLGVLRAAEGDQVAGRRPAGVPLAAVGEAAAAAAAASRVVEEAGEGPCLSELEELVGQSAAAGMVVELSVQGEARPYAAEVEQTAYRVVQEALTNVHKHAAGAKTRVRLAHRVSEIAMQVENEPPAEPGSASAAGLPSGGNGLLGMRERVLALGGVFVSGPTDAGGFRVSAVIPAA from the coding sequence ATGACCATGACGGGGGAAGAGCACACCAGGGGGCTGACCGGCCCTTGGTGGTGGCCACGCCGGCGCAGCGTCGTGTTCGACGGCGCGCTGGCGCTGGCGTCCGCGCTGGAGTGCGGCGCGGAGGGGATCGGTTTCGCCAGGGACGCGGGGATCCCGGTCTGGGCGGGTGTCCTGTTCGGCGTGGCGGCCGGCACCGTGCTGCTGGTGCGGCGCAAGTGGCCGGTGGCCGTCGTGCTGGTGGCGATCGCGGTGACCCCGGCGCAGATGGGTTTCCTGCTGGGCATCGTGGGCCTGTACACGCTGGCCGCCGCCGAGGTGCCGCGCCGGGTGATCGGCGCGCTGGCGGGGATGTCGCTGGCGGGCACGGCGGTGGTGACGTTCGTCCGGGTGCGGCAGGACATGGCGCGGGGCGATCTGACGCTCGGTGACTGGTTCGTGCCGTTCGCCGCGGTGGCGACGGCGCTGGGGCTGACGGCTCCGCCGGTGCTGCTGGGGCTGTACGTGGGGGCGCGGCGGCGGTTGATGGAGAGTCTGCGGGAGCGGGCGGACAGTCTGGAGCGGGAGCTTCAGCTGCTCGCGGAGCGGGCCGAGGAGCGGGCCGAGTGGGCGCGGGGCGAGGAGCGGACGCGGATCGCGCGGGAGATGCACGACGTGGTGGCGCACCGGGTGAGTCTGATGGTGGTGCACGCGGCGGCGGTGCAGGCGGTGGCCCGGAAGGATCCGGAGAAGGCGGTGCGCAATGCCGCGCTGGTGGGGGACATGGGCCGGCAGGCGTTGACGGAGCTGCGGGAGATGCTCGGGGTGCTGCGGGCGGCGGAGGGTGATCAGGTCGCGGGCCGGCGCCCGGCGGGGGTGCCGTTGGCGGCGGTGGGCGAGGCGGCCGCGGCGGCCGCCGCCGCTTCGCGGGTGGTCGAGGAGGCCGGTGAGGGGCCGTGTCTGTCGGAGCTGGAGGAGTTGGTGGGGCAGTCGGCGGCGGCGGGGATGGTCGTGGAGCTGTCGGTGCAGGGGGAGGCGCGGCCGTACGCGGCGGAGGTGGAGCAGACGGCGTACCGGGTGGTGCAGGAGGCGCTGACGAACGTGCACAAGCACGCGGCGGGGGCGAAGACGCGGGTGCGGCTGGCGCACCGGGTGTCGGAGATCGCGATGCAGGTGGAGAACGAGCCGCCGGCGGAGCCGGGCTCGGCGTCGGCGGCGGGTCTGCCGTCGGGGGGCAACGGGCTGCTGGGGATGCGGGAGCGGGTGCTGGCGCTGGGCGGGGTGTTCGTGTCGGGTCCGACGGACGCGGGGGGTTTCCGGGTGTCGGCGGTGATTCCGGCGGCGTAG
- a CDS encoding SUKH-3 domain-containing protein, whose product MHADRTSTTRFPVPVDAALRAAGWQPGRWDIKQAEIWADTLREHTSPAGHRHTVFPAAVEAWAEFGGLHIAPGGGGRQIAPATLHLDPLHGRHLARTLGDLGRALGTELCPLGSETDTGAALAIDTEGRVYALDHTGDWYLGPDIDHALATLVTGITPARLTAG is encoded by the coding sequence ATGCACGCCGACCGCACCTCCACCACGCGCTTCCCCGTCCCCGTCGACGCCGCCCTGCGCGCCGCCGGCTGGCAACCCGGACGCTGGGACATAAAGCAGGCCGAGATCTGGGCCGACACCCTGCGCGAACACACCTCACCCGCCGGACACCGGCACACCGTCTTCCCCGCCGCCGTCGAAGCCTGGGCCGAATTCGGCGGACTGCACATCGCCCCCGGCGGCGGCGGACGCCAGATCGCCCCCGCCACCCTCCACCTCGACCCCCTGCACGGCCGCCACCTCGCCCGCACCCTCGGCGACCTCGGCCGCGCCCTCGGCACCGAACTCTGCCCCCTCGGCAGCGAGACCGACACCGGCGCCGCCCTCGCCATCGACACCGAAGGCCGCGTCTACGCCCTCGACCACACCGGCGACTGGTACCTCGGCCCCGACATCGACCACGCCCTGGCCACCCTCGTCACCGGGATAACACCGGCACGGCTCACCGCAGGGTGA
- the glmU gene encoding bifunctional UDP-N-acetylglucosamine diphosphorylase/glucosamine-1-phosphate N-acetyltransferase GlmU gives MSAIRPAAVVVLAAGEGTRMKSATPKVLHQICGRSLVGHVLAAARELKPANLVVVVGHAREQVTAHLTETDPAVRTAVQEQQNGTGHAVRMGLEELGAEVTGTVVVVCGDTPLLTADTLRALAETHHADGNAVTVLTAEVPDATGYGRIVRDAASGAVTAIVEHKDASAEQRAIREINSGVFAFDGRLLADALTKVRKNNSQGEEYLTDVLGILREAGHRVGASVAGDHREIAGINNRVQLAEARRILNDRLLTLAMLDGVTVVDPATTWVDVTVTFERDAVVHPGTQLTGATHLAEGAEVGPHSRLKDTKVGAGARVENTVSDGAVVGAEATVGPYAYLRPGTRLGAKGKIGTYVETKNARIGEGTKVPHLSYVGDATIGEHTNIGAASVFVNYDGQDKHHTTIGSHCRTGSDNMFVAPVTVGDGAYTAAGSVITKDVPPGSLAVARGQQRNIEGWVARKRPGSAAAKAAEDASRQGGGED, from the coding sequence GTGAGTGCCATCCGCCCGGCAGCCGTCGTCGTTCTCGCAGCGGGTGAGGGCACCCGTATGAAGTCGGCCACACCCAAGGTGCTGCACCAGATCTGCGGTCGCTCCCTGGTGGGCCATGTGCTCGCCGCCGCCCGCGAGTTGAAGCCCGCGAACCTGGTCGTCGTCGTCGGCCACGCCCGCGAACAGGTCACCGCGCATCTGACCGAGACCGACCCGGCCGTCCGCACCGCCGTGCAGGAGCAGCAGAACGGCACCGGCCACGCCGTACGGATGGGCCTGGAGGAGCTGGGCGCGGAGGTGACCGGCACCGTCGTCGTGGTCTGCGGCGACACCCCGCTGCTGACCGCCGACACCCTGCGCGCGCTCGCCGAGACCCATCACGCCGACGGCAACGCCGTGACCGTGCTGACCGCCGAGGTCCCGGACGCCACCGGGTACGGCCGGATCGTGCGGGACGCGGCGTCCGGCGCGGTGACCGCGATCGTGGAGCACAAGGACGCGAGCGCGGAGCAGCGGGCGATCCGGGAGATCAACAGCGGGGTGTTCGCGTTCGACGGCCGGCTGCTGGCGGACGCGCTGACGAAGGTGCGCAAGAACAACAGCCAGGGCGAGGAGTACCTGACCGACGTGCTGGGGATCCTGCGCGAGGCGGGGCACCGGGTCGGCGCGTCGGTGGCGGGTGACCACCGGGAGATCGCGGGGATCAACAACCGGGTGCAGCTGGCCGAGGCGCGCCGGATCCTGAACGACCGGCTGCTGACGCTGGCGATGCTGGACGGTGTCACCGTGGTGGACCCGGCGACGACGTGGGTGGACGTGACCGTGACGTTCGAGCGGGACGCGGTGGTGCACCCGGGGACGCAGCTGACGGGTGCCACGCATCTCGCGGAGGGCGCGGAGGTCGGTCCGCACAGCCGGCTGAAGGACACCAAGGTGGGCGCGGGGGCGCGGGTGGAGAACACCGTGTCGGACGGGGCCGTGGTGGGCGCGGAGGCGACGGTGGGTCCGTACGCGTATCTGCGTCCGGGGACGCGGCTCGGCGCGAAGGGCAAGATCGGGACGTACGTCGAGACGAAGAACGCGCGGATCGGCGAGGGTACGAAGGTGCCGCATCTGTCGTACGTGGGTGACGCGACGATCGGTGAGCACACGAACATCGGCGCGGCGAGTGTGTTCGTGAACTACGACGGGCAGGACAAGCACCACACGACGATCGGGTCGCATTGTCGTACGGGTTCGGACAACATGTTTGTGGCGCCTGTCACGGTCGGGGACGGTGCGTACACCGCCGCCGGGTCCGTGATCACGAAGGATGTGCCGCCCGGTTCGCTGGCCGTGGCCCGTGGTCAGCAGCGGAATATCGAGGGTTGGGTGGCTCGGAAGCGGCCGGGGAGTGCGGCGGCGAAGGCTGCCGAGGACGCCTCCCGGCAGGGCGGTGGGGAGGACTGA
- a CDS encoding YwqJ-related putative deaminase, with the protein MNTLQTGGTDVRAGDPRIDWSGTEAPAAPTLRQRRDGILPTVAAALSVHGTTLTGTAARGEEPPTLHPLVQDFLDTLPSAQRDRFTGRCAETILISRHLAAADATRSKRASRRPMTNGEARKALKHAKLTARRIREDGDPLHGSFATPCRACSALTSHFGVRVVDPTHD; encoded by the coding sequence ATGAATACCTTGCAGACCGGAGGTACCGACGTGCGCGCCGGCGACCCGCGCATCGACTGGAGCGGCACCGAAGCACCCGCCGCACCCACCCTGCGGCAACGCCGCGACGGCATCCTGCCCACCGTCGCCGCCGCCCTCTCCGTCCACGGCACCACCCTCACCGGCACCGCCGCCCGCGGCGAGGAACCCCCCACCCTGCACCCCCTCGTCCAAGACTTCCTGGACACCCTCCCCAGCGCCCAACGCGACCGCTTCACCGGCCGCTGCGCCGAGACCATCCTCATCTCCCGGCACCTCGCCGCCGCCGACGCCACCCGCAGCAAACGCGCCTCCCGGCGGCCCATGACCAACGGCGAGGCCCGCAAAGCCCTCAAACACGCCAAGCTCACCGCCCGCCGCATACGCGAGGACGGCGACCCCCTGCACGGCAGCTTCGCCACCCCCTGCCGCGCCTGCAGCGCCCTCACCTCACACTTCGGCGTCCGCGTCGTCGACCCCACCCACGACTGA